The Oceanisphaera avium genome includes a region encoding these proteins:
- a CDS encoding TonB-dependent receptor family protein, with product MMDYSRSFMALLGPLTLGPLLLGSHAMAQAVEPTQLAPVKVEAQRDASLITPDVDSARQQIQRIAGGVAVVDSEQWQASPAATVKDVLDYTPGVFVQPKWGGDSRLSIRGSGLSRYYHLRGINLYQDGMPLNNADGSGSFQWLDPSAYRFIEVYKGANGLRYGGGTLGGAINFVTPSGYTAAPFSVRLDGGSHGWRRLQMSAAGNQGALDGFISASTQQQDGFRQNSKGDIQHLNANVGWQFAEQAETRFYVLGVHERQEIPGTVSRDTALNQPKQAAANNLTNHWQHNLDGARLANRTLWLVDTTEYEVGAWYGQSQLDHPIYEVIDHNSTDYGAYSRLNHYGQFGQRDNEVTLGLTWSAGHINGQQFVNTGGNRGAQTAHARNSARNLIAYGENRLELMPDLFLHTGLQYQYSERKQQNKFGATPYTGEKNYSLWNPAVGVIWHPDEQTQLYGNVSRSSEAPTYGDLKFDDPTALDRLKPQTATTLELGTRGQRPQLAWDLSVYHARLHDEFQCLSSPWNICDSTSNLDTTIHQGIEAGLDWTLWQQPLQQPGAVNLNTAYTFNDFRFHDDARWGNNRLPGTPRHYLRSQLLYTHPSGAFIGPNVEWVPEAFYVDNANSLQSKPYTLLGAKAGWKHGQYSWFVEARNLTDQKYIASASITDVAAPNAAVFEPGSGRSIYAGLQINY from the coding sequence ATGATGGATTATTCTCGCTCTTTTATGGCCCTACTCGGGCCACTGACGCTGGGTCCACTCTTGTTGGGCAGCCATGCTATGGCACAAGCGGTGGAGCCCACTCAATTGGCACCAGTCAAGGTGGAAGCACAGCGCGACGCCTCGTTAATTACCCCCGATGTAGACAGTGCCCGCCAGCAAATTCAGCGCATTGCCGGTGGCGTGGCCGTGGTAGACAGCGAGCAATGGCAAGCCAGCCCCGCCGCTACCGTCAAAGACGTGCTCGACTATACGCCGGGCGTATTTGTGCAGCCCAAATGGGGTGGCGACTCACGCTTATCTATTCGTGGCTCTGGCTTATCTCGCTATTATCATTTGCGGGGCATCAACTTGTATCAAGATGGCATGCCGCTCAATAATGCGGATGGCAGCGGCAGCTTTCAGTGGTTAGATCCCAGCGCCTATCGCTTTATTGAAGTTTATAAAGGTGCCAACGGCTTGCGCTATGGCGGAGGCACCTTAGGCGGCGCCATTAATTTTGTGACGCCCAGCGGCTACACCGCTGCCCCCTTCTCGGTACGCCTTGATGGTGGCAGCCATGGTTGGCGACGGCTACAAATGAGTGCTGCTGGTAATCAAGGCGCCCTAGACGGTTTTATTAGTGCCTCTACCCAGCAACAAGATGGTTTTCGTCAAAACAGCAAGGGCGACATTCAGCATCTGAACGCCAATGTGGGCTGGCAATTTGCTGAGCAGGCCGAAACCCGATTTTACGTATTAGGGGTGCACGAACGCCAAGAAATTCCCGGCACAGTGAGTCGCGACACCGCACTCAACCAGCCCAAGCAGGCGGCGGCCAATAACCTTACCAACCATTGGCAGCACAATTTAGACGGTGCCAGACTGGCCAATCGCACCTTATGGCTTGTGGACACCACCGAATATGAGGTGGGCGCTTGGTATGGCCAAAGCCAACTTGATCACCCTATTTATGAGGTGATAGATCATAACAGCACAGATTACGGCGCTTATTCCCGGCTCAATCATTATGGCCAATTCGGCCAGCGTGACAATGAAGTTACCCTAGGGCTAACTTGGAGTGCCGGCCACATTAATGGCCAGCAGTTTGTAAACACAGGCGGCAACCGAGGCGCACAAACCGCACACGCCCGCAACAGCGCTCGTAACCTGATAGCCTACGGCGAAAACCGCTTAGAACTGATGCCCGACCTGTTTTTGCATACCGGCTTGCAATACCAATACTCCGAGCGTAAACAGCAAAATAAATTTGGCGCAACCCCCTATACCGGTGAAAAAAATTACAGCTTATGGAATCCAGCGGTGGGCGTGATCTGGCACCCAGACGAGCAGACGCAGCTATATGGTAATGTGTCGCGCAGCAGCGAAGCGCCCACTTATGGTGATCTAAAATTTGATGATCCCACAGCACTAGACCGCCTCAAGCCGCAAACCGCTACCACCCTTGAGCTAGGCACCCGTGGCCAACGCCCGCAGCTCGCTTGGGATCTGTCTGTGTATCACGCTCGGCTGCACGACGAATTTCAGTGCTTATCCAGCCCGTGGAATATTTGTGATAGCACTTCCAACCTAGACACCACGATTCACCAAGGGATTGAAGCCGGTTTAGACTGGACACTGTGGCAACAACCGCTGCAGCAACCCGGTGCCGTTAACCTCAACACAGCTTACACCTTCAATGACTTTCGTTTTCACGACGATGCGCGCTGGGGTAATAATCGCCTGCCTGGCACGCCGCGCCATTATCTGCGCAGCCAACTGCTCTATACACACCCTAGCGGCGCCTTTATTGGTCCTAACGTAGAATGGGTGCCCGAAGCGTTTTATGTGGATAATGCCAACAGCTTACAAAGCAAACCTTATACGTTGCTGGGCGCAAAGGCGGGTTGGAAGCACGGCCAATATTCGTGGTTTGTGGAAGCGCGCAATCTGACGGATCAAAAATACATTGCCAGCGCCAGCATCACAGACGTGGCCGCACCTAACGCCGCCGTATTTGAACCCGGCAGTGGCCGCAGCATTTACGCGGGCCTACAAATTAATTATTAA